A DNA window from Halococcus salsus contains the following coding sequences:
- a CDS encoding presenilin family intramembrane aspartyl protease PSH — MHQRTRVYAAGAMAVAVFVLIQLGAVALVGPFERAGYQAVENPTDPANSAVYIGAILVATAAMLAVIKLDIQWLLRGFVVFSSGLVSLYVFSVLAPPVSTSLAGVAFNPLAVGGAVVLAVALLAYPEWYVIDAAGVVMGAGAAGIFGISFGLLPAILLLVALAVYDAISVYGTEHMLTLADGVMDLKLPVVLVIPLTLSYSFLDDSPTANAAESVEADGGEGEEGETDETNETTTPPAAGDRDVFFVGLGDAVMPGVLVASAAFFAPARPLIPGFALSLPALTAMVGTVCGLVVLLRLVMKGRAHAGLPLLNGGAIAGYLVGTVASGIPVVTALGLGPYL, encoded by the coding sequence ATGCACCAGCGCACGCGGGTGTACGCGGCGGGCGCGATGGCGGTCGCGGTCTTCGTGCTGATCCAGCTCGGGGCGGTAGCGCTGGTCGGTCCCTTCGAGCGCGCGGGCTACCAGGCCGTCGAGAACCCGACGGACCCCGCGAACAGCGCGGTCTACATCGGCGCGATCCTCGTCGCCACCGCCGCGATGCTCGCGGTGATCAAACTCGACATCCAGTGGCTCCTCCGGGGGTTCGTGGTGTTCTCCAGTGGGCTGGTCTCGCTCTACGTCTTCTCGGTGCTCGCACCGCCCGTCTCGACGAGCCTCGCGGGCGTGGCGTTCAACCCGCTCGCGGTCGGCGGGGCGGTCGTCCTCGCGGTCGCGCTGCTCGCCTACCCCGAGTGGTACGTCATCGACGCCGCCGGGGTGGTGATGGGCGCGGGCGCGGCGGGCATCTTCGGCATCAGCTTCGGCCTCCTGCCCGCGATACTCCTGCTGGTCGCGCTCGCGGTCTACGACGCGATCTCGGTCTACGGCACCGAACACATGCTGACGCTCGCCGACGGCGTGATGGACCTCAAACTCCCCGTGGTGCTCGTGATCCCGCTCACGCTCTCGTACTCGTTCCTCGACGATTCGCCGACGGCGAACGCGGCCGAGAGCGTCGAAGCCGACGGCGGGGAAGGCGAGGAGGGCGAAACGGACGAGACGAACGAGACGACCACGCCACCGGCGGCCGGCGACCGGGACGTGTTCTTCGTCGGTCTCGGTGACGCGGTGATGCCGGGCGTGCTGGTGGCGAGCGCCGCGTTCTTCGCGCCCGCTCGCCCCCTGATACCGGGCTTCGCGCTCTCGCTCCCCGCGCTCACCGCGATGGTCGGCACGGTCTGCGGCCTCGTGGTCCTCCTTCGGCTGGTGATGAAGGGGCGCGCCCACGCCGGACTGCCGTTGCTCAACGGCGGGGCGATCGCCGGCTACCTCGTGGGCACGGTCGCCTCGGGGATCCCGGTCGTGACCGCGCTCGGACTCGGGCCGTACCTCTGA